From the Cryomorphaceae bacterium genome, one window contains:
- a CDS encoding type II toxin-antitoxin system RelE/ParE family toxin, whose amino-acid sequence MKREIIWSARARKDYLELMGYLIEKWGLPSARKVNAHLLTILDQIAHRPEIFQRSLKHKDIRKCVLSKQTSLYYRVRKNQIELITLFDNRQNPNRKNL is encoded by the coding sequence GTGAAACGTGAGATTATATGGTCAGCCCGAGCCAGAAAGGATTATCTGGAGCTAATGGGCTACCTGATCGAAAAATGGGGGTTGCCAAGTGCCCGGAAAGTTAATGCTCATTTGCTGACGATTCTTGATCAAATTGCCCATCGGCCAGAAATATTCCAGCGGTCACTAAAACACAAGGATATCAGAAAATGTGTTTTATCAAAACAAACCAGTCTTTATTACCGCGTGCGGAAAAACCAAATCGAACTCATTACGCTTTTTGACAACCGGCAGAACCCGAATCGGAAAAATTTATAA